One Solenopsis invicta isolate M01_SB chromosome 15, UNIL_Sinv_3.0, whole genome shotgun sequence genomic window, aaaaagttatttttttaagataaaaacattataaaaaaatttttttttcaaataaaatatattttataaaatgttgataaaaCCTTGTTTTGTACTTATTGGTATGTCAAatctatgaaaattaatttgtaatattttataatcataaatgttttttattattttataacattagttgttagtattccaGGATCCTCTTGCTAACTCACAAACgcattctcttttcttttttcgataaattgtaaattatgttcaTTCTATGTAACCCCGATGAACttctaattataaatagaacTCATTTGCTATCAAACTGATGTTGATAcgaattgtgtcgcgttaatttttattgagttaaaaaaaagttatgttaaaaaaacaaaatagtattcCATCCCTTTCCTTTCTGTTTACTTATTCGTGCTTAAAAGGGTATTAAACAGTGTGACAATTCAAATTACATAAGCGGActattattttctctttaatttatcCATAACTAACTTTTTACACAAAATGGGCAACACAATAGatgattcttataaattttttggagcTAAAAATAAATCCgcaaataaaattgctctatcatATCATTGCTCTATCGTTGAGTTATTTTAGTAAAGTactaaaaaatgcaattttctaaTCAAGTTGCTCTATGtcacatttttaagtaaaattttcttaaaaatataatatagagcAACTTCATTATGGATTTCTGTAATGCAGtgttttctataataaaaaattaacaagaaTCACTTGATTCGATTTATAACggacaaatattaattttataaacatttatttgtatcttttaCGTAATAccttcattattatatattttgttcgtTGCACCTCGAACACTTGATTATACGTAGCTGTAGAGTATTATGTGACGCCACGTAAAACGATAATCGTTGATTAATCGATCGCACATAAAATGTGCGTAAACGTACAACGTTTCTCTAGCGTTGTATGCAAGTTTCGCAAACATCGCAAAAATGTTGGAAATAGTACGACGTTGTATACGTAAGGTATAACTGAATCGGGATATTTCTGGTTGCTTAGATATTATCGAACGCAATTTATAATGCGAAACGCAAAACGTTGCGTTACATAAACGTCGTTGCTCCATATATGCTGTTATTGTACACTGTCGTACGTGATTCAGCGTATTCAGCATCTTATAAGAATAAATCGATAAAACGGTGTCGCTGATACCGTTTATTGATTTGTTACGCAAGACGGTCAAAATAATTCTACGACCTTAGGCGGTTATCACAACCTTTATTATCGCGGATCGGATGTTATTATTGTCTAACCGacatacagggtgtttattAATGATTGTATACACCTTTTAAGTCATAAGAGGTGACTTACGACTTCacttcatataaattacatggagcAGTCAGTAGTCTTAAGGCGCATTCTTCTGATAAAAGGTgtatatgttactgtaaaagcccgaactacggtaaatcctaagattttccagtaaaacctaagatttaccaactcttaatggtaaaagtcccaacagttctgtgatcatcgttcatttcaaacttttaccaccattcacttggtaaatcttaggatttacctcaaaggcacggtaaatgttgaaaaagacatATTATAACGTGTTcggcgcaaattttatttgtgttattttttactattcaagaagtattttaaaggtgttttcaaatgactagttactaaaaattaataaataaaaatactaaatgaaaataatttaaaatagatgGGAATTTGActgattagtaatataaattatacaaccattaatgaacatccTATGACGACGTAATATTTCATCGTAATAATCCTTGAACAACAGCTCCATATTCTCATCTCATTTTTACCTGCTTTATTCAGCCAATTTGAAGAgtgtgaaaaaatttacattatagaAGCGTCACAAAAGTCacatttattttcacatttattttaGTCTAGAAATACACGTGTACAAaagtttttggccaaaaattcaacGAATGTCATCGACCAAGCACCGTACTTATATACACCGTATTGATATAGCCCCGTGTAACTTTTTCCTATTCCCGAAGCTAAAATTACCATTTCGAGGAAGGCGTTTTGAGTCAATTgagagcataaaaaaaaattcgctaAAGAAGCTGAAGCTCAATCAACCTACAAACGAGGATTGGGTCAAACGGTGGTGTGTTGCACTCGATGGGGCTTACTTTAAAGgcgacaaaataaattttgataaataaatttttctgtgttttaattaataattccggatatttttttacacagaaTATACATTCATATCATGTTTATGATATTAAGAGTGATAATCTTGAACAAAGTATTGGACGAAAACAGATAGATAAACCAACTACCttctccccccctcctcccccctcgCCATTCTTTAATATGAAAGCGCGTATGAAGAATGCGTATAAAGAAACGCACCCGCGTTGAAGCCGCACGTTCGCACGGTATGTAATTTCGGTGTGCAGTGACAACCCTTAGAGGCACGGGCGCAATAATCAATTCGAATATTGTGAAGTACTCGTAAGTACTTTAGAgcattacaatttacaattttttacaaaattgtcagtaacttttcaatataataatataaattttcaaaactttccgtaatctaatatttttataagattttgaaaatgcatattttgatatttcagAAACGTCTTTGAAACATTGTAAAGATgtgttagaaattttttattttaattaaagaagcgTTCTGTGTACAGGAAtctaagttaataatatttaaattataatatattattaaattaataataaagaagagAAGATCATGAGCTAGTGTGGATgagttatgaatttttgtataattcgcgttgaattctatGATTTCTATCTCACAAACGCATCTTTTTTTCctctgtaataaattataaattatgtcacGTCCTGTATTTATTGAGTTATGTTAAGATGATATTCTCCCTTCTCTCctctttataattttctacacaagttttcttaaatattgcattaatacttaataatagtataataattaagtaataaataaatttaagtaatttgaGATTTGCGAAAAAGTAACAATTTGAagttgtatattatttatttttgttttaatattgtaagACTCAAGATTGtttactataatatttgaattattatcaaTTCGTGCGGTAACGTTTCTTGATTAAACTCCGATACTTTTACCTTTTTAATTTTCGCCCTATCTACAtgtataaaatctataaaatgttaatatattataaggattaaaaaagatataaatttcaaaaaatagtattaaaattattattatatattaaatgtgaCATAAATATGATATAGTATAAAAAAGACAAACAAAGTTAATAAGCAAGACAGTCtgcaaatattgtaataaaattttataaaattaaaagtgcaCAGAAAAGCATGTTTTATgcatttaatatgttttaaatgataaaattcatTACAGTTTTTGTACAgtttgttaaaaattcattaatttatgagACTGTTAATATCTAGAAAGTGCATATAATTGTTACAgtcttggaaaaatttactttgctgtGAAGACCGGAAGATGTTGCCATGAGATGTTGCagacatattgttaatttatgtttctgcaatgtctccgtaatattgcattgcaatctgcattGCAACATTGatacaatgttgctgcaattttctatGTTGTATGAGAATTCTGAGCAAAGCCCGGGAGCACACATTCTTGCATAATGCATAACACATAAAAGAATGAaccaatcaaaatttttcatttctatCTTGGAAAGGGAAATAAAGGATTCTGGTCCATTCTCTTATGCATTATACAAAAGTCTGCTCCAGCTTTTACATTTCCATATacaaactaaataataattatttagtttggtataattatatattataattagttttatatacatataatgattttaaataaaccaatataattgaaaaggtactttaaaaactttgaaatgtTGTGCATCACATGAAAAAATACTTGCAAAATAACTGTTGGAAATTATTGgatgcaaataatttttgtatagttttttcacgaatccaataatatttttccataaaGGTTTCCGCAAGATTATACatgaaaattgttatataaaaaaatgtttttcattttttatttctaaaaaaatgtttattaattaatttcgcaCTGTCTTCTTTCCTATGCAAAATTGAGTTTAGTATGAATAGTTCTGCGTATTGACATATGCATATCTCtttatacgtaataataatatgttcTGCGTAATGACTTTTCAAGAACAAATGTTTTTgcgtacaaaataatataattaagcctttaatagtataataaatataagtttgTATCCGGTTAATGCGAAAGAGCAGGAGCcaataatatacgtataaattaacagaaaaaattcaataattatgataaaacaTTGCTCAATAAATTGCGTTCTATAAAATAAGTAAGTAATTCTACCTCAAtagcatttaatttttcttcttacatAACATTTCTATAATACGTATACTTTATCCACATTTACGTGTTATCTCAAGAAAAAACTTGTTCTTTGGAAAAAGGTAATAGGTAACTTtacaagaaagaaaatttagttTTCCACAAAATACCTGCAACACGTTGAGCGAAATAATGCATAATGTATACTATGTATAGTAGTGAATAAGCCAGAGTAAAGCAGAAAGAAGTTTCCTTACTAGAATTAACACGTAGTTTACTAACAacgaaacaaaataataaaaaaagatatttatattccCAAGACAAATTGTGACGCAATTGTTTATGTTAATTAGCATGCATGTCCTCACATAACATCGGACATTCTATGTAtacattctattttttctttataatatgaaaataatatcctgtgcatataataaaatgtagatacattttatatacataatttgaatgtacattattgtatataatatgtacatctattaatgtatttctattaattattttttattctttgtattaATACGCTGAAGGTGACTTCAAAGCGAGTCAAAACATTCGTTTGAGTGATTTTGTtatttcaagataaataaataattaaataaacattattaattttgattgcgCACTTatatccgcgctgactctcattagccttattaattatatgttgtTTTGAATTTCAAGAGACCTGAGatacatattatttgttataaatattattgatagacaaaataagtccatggataaaaaaacaatatttttaaatgtttttaaaatgtttttttaataaaaattttttcatatttaatttaattattgtattatattgtcatatttctttgcattcttatttaaacaaataacagaaaagttattccagatgctattccgcatttgtaaaaatcattaaaaaaaactataattttatatatatttatataaataatatactttaattatacatggttCAAGAATAATTATACTTCAGACGTTCAAGGAAATAGAAATGTttgatattttgcaaatttattttacgctAGGAATGAGAGTGGCAATGCACAGCTTGACATTTTCGTGTACCAATATGagccaaaattaaattatcgaaaTGAATAGGCGTGTAATAAGATTATACGCTGTATAGCAGATATAGAATGACTATTATCTGCAAAGTGGGTTCGCGGAAGTGGGTGTGCTTGATAGCGCCGGCTAAAGCTCAATTTGAGTATTCATGATTTCAACTATTCATTTGCGACTCACTTTTGGAACTACAGCGCGCGATACGggcagaaaaaaaacaaaagatataacatttctgaaaaattattgcGCCCAAAACAAAACTTAAACTTTATtggattttatattataaatggaAAGATTATAAATTCGTAAGAATTTTCGAAAGCTATGTCGTTGAAAAATCAGacatatgtattaattatgtatcaattttttcaaatctttaagAAAGACGATCAGACGATTGCTGTATGCACTGAATTTTAAATGCacttatgaattaaaatgttcatataaatttctgtatttctttttaaattgtgaaCAAGGACTTTTacagaaagaacggttttactgaagtatctaaatatttagccgCATACAGATCTAAATATAATCTTGTTAAtgtgaatcattaaaataagtGTATAGGGTCTTCATAGCATAGCTATAATACTGCAAAAAATGTAGATATTCTAGCAACTAATTTGAGCGTACATACTTATTTTGATAAcccaacaaatttatttttcagatctgtatctacctaaattttcaaatacattaacaaaatcgttttttcctTGTTCTAAATCATGCAAAAAGTAgctattttattgaaaataaaggaaaaattagaaaatctaTGTCGAACATTAATTCATCGATGTAGAAGTCTCGCAGCGCACGTCTTCAGCGCTCAACGTCGCATTCAGCTTTCCGTGTTGGTCGACGCGAAACTTGTTCAACGTTTACACATACGCAATGCTCTCACATCAGCGTGTATCTACTTCCGCGATACAGCTAGAAAGACTCTGAAGAGTACACAGACACAGACCTTTGACTCGGGAAACGGTATATACGTGAAGGCAGCATTTCGGTCCTGCGTCTCAATTCATTCTTTCGTGCCTCCGTGGAAATCAGTTCTATCTTTACAAAGCTTGCGAAATTGACGTTACGCGTGTGCCGAAATATCACTTTCGACTTTCTATTTAGCGTCGACGGACGGATAATACGAGTGCTACAACTGTCCGACAGATATTCATCGCCCTGTGATCCAGTTGCGGTCACAATGTCTTCGGGTGTGAAAGAAAACGTTAAACCTACGCTGGTCCTACCAAATAAACAAGAGATGTACGAGCACTGGCAGAAGAATGCTCCGAAAATCAAATTTGGTGAACACACACTTACAATTGAAATAAGCGAGGAAATCGATGAATTCTTTGTCCAGAAGGCCAAGGAAGAACTGCGGGAGACGCCGGAAGTTGTCGCTGAAAGTTTAGCGGAATTCAAAGAGTTGCTTGCAGGTAAcggaaaattaattgtattaaaaatgtaattatcatTGTGTCGTCTCGACTGCAGAATCGGTGCCACAGATTAAAGAACGTggcgtgtaaaaaaaaagtaacatatGGGAATCAAGGTAATTCGCTAGTTTCGCGATCTTTGGAGAGCTCAAGGTTCTGGCGTTACTTTCTTTTTCGGTTCTCTCTTATTCGTCTTGTTTTCTTTTGCAACCGGTTTTTCAAGTATCACAGACAGTAAAACTGCAAAAATAAGGTGCCATccttcttttttgtttttggatACTATCGGCCTTTTTTCACTAAAGTTTTGCAAAACTCGCTCTCGTTTAAATAGAGAAACGTACGGTGCCACTAGAACGAATTGCGTTAGATTTCgtgtttgcaaaaattaaagagaaactaaaaataattaatccaCGCAGGGAAGCGCAATGACAagtaaaacaaagaaatttccTCTTTACGTAATCTCCAAAGAAACACGAATGTAGTTTTAGCAAGATATATTTGCACAACAGAACTAATTGTCGTATCATCGTAAGTGAACATATAAATCGTAAAATAGCGATTCTCTTTTCCATTGCGTAATTGATAAAGCAATTTTTGATGTTCAAAGAACGTCAGCGCATGATAAACAGCAATGTTTTTAGAATAAGAATGAAATCttgcatacaattattattcGCAATGGTCAATTTAACAATAGTAAAAGTACACGAATACGCGGTGTATGAATTCAGTCATGCTCATACAAATCGAGTAATAAGAACGAAAGTTGTTCGCGCTTTTTATCGTAATAATCTTTAACGGAGTTTTGCTTCTTGTATTCCAGGAAatgatatacaaattatttcgttacaaataaaaatgtaaatttgttttCTAGAAAAGCGATAATGATTACAACATAATCGGAATACTATTTATATAGAGTGCAGTACTGACCCATATTTCAGAAGTTaacttatgtaataattttaagaagaaaagtttAGATACACATGTAATATCAAAGATCTTGCTTcaggtatataaaattttaaaaataaaatcactgtttttttcttaatatatcgTAAACAAAGAacaataactttataaattttttactttgtatcTCTGAAACGAGATCTTTGGGATCATTATATTAGGTTCAAAAAAAGTCATATTGTTCTTCTTCTGTGTAAATAAAAGGcattttttcatacaaagcaAAAACTTTCATTTACATCAGAAACAAATTAACGACATGACATTTTTGCCAAtctataatatgtttatataaacttttttaaatgaaataaatctcaaaaagcaattttatatgtattaaacaatattaaaagaaacacattaataatataacatattacacaaataaaaaaagatcgcCGATACCGAcataccattttatttttagattatatttcttaaacaaaactaaaaataaaataaaacttaaaacaaatttttatgtcgtttcgaaaattgcaataattaaaagaCGAGTAGAGATGAGCATCTGACAAAATAAACACCTCAAcacttatataataattattagtgattttccttttcttttagacatttttcttttcttcctcttttacATGAGTCATTTGTACaaattaatacatatacataagaATTCTTAGAAGTCTTTTGACGCAAAACGTTTGtcgatttatacaaatatctaATGCTGTTTCCTCATAACATGTAGCGCGTCGATATATAAAGATTAGatttactaattaaaattactaatttaatagAGATGCAGATAGATCAgctatgttttttattttgtattattttatgatcTTTTTGCTGAAATCGagacatttttaaaacactataataaagtactttatcattatgtatttttagatttataaaactTGCACACACAGCAAGGTGATAAAATCAATCTGATAAAATCAGtgaatttcaaacattttaaaatccTGTAACTATATATACTTACTttcagtttgaaatattttatcgtatctagcatatttttaaaatatcggaTGATTAAAATGCCAccatgtatttaatatttgctcTTGCTTATATCACAAAGATTGGGCTTATAAATGGAAGAATTTCTCTTTTTGGTCACTTAAATAACAGATCTATATAGATTTAGTTTGAGATTTTACACTTGACGTCGCTTCCTTGTCAGATTAATGGAGCCCtccacatattttatatatatatatatatatataaaatattttatcacctTGCTGTGTGTGCAAGTTTTATAAATcgaaaaatacacacacacacacacacacacacacacacacacacacacacacacacacacacacatatatatatataaaagttgcCTCTGatctaaagtaaaataaataacatttaattaattttttaaactctactatttttgtttaaaatatgaatataattatgaatacataatttttaaataaaccaagactttttgaaataattgaccATACCAAAATTTGTGTCATGCACTGTGTTTTTTGTGTgcacatgtacatatatacatgtatacatataaatataaacataaacataaACAACGATTTACTAATGTAacagaaatgttaaaaaataattctgaactttttctaaatttttaaaagcccagaataataaaaaatttaagctaAAAAACCTAGATTATCTACAAAGTAAGTAAAAATACGAACCTACGGAGGAGAATTAAAACagtcttataattaatttttctaatccagaatgtatatgtatgtatataatttattcatattttatacgtatattattacAGTTTTGCGTTATTCTGGATCCATTTTTGGTTTCGTTTGCATAAGTTATACGCAAAATGTTCAATACATTCGCTGCAAAATCAtcgattttattataaaattaattctatttttttgttgCTTTAGGAGAACCTAATCTTTACTTACCAGATATGGATgacatctataaaatatttttacgaccTTGTAAGTGGTATCCGAAAAGTGCTTTCTCACTGGTAAGTCATgaagttttcattaaatttattatagtaaatactgcttaataaattaagttttcgaaGGTTCCGGAATATATTTCGGAGTTACTCTAGATATAAAAGCGATAAAATATGCAGTAAATAGTGCtcagaattatattataaagattCTCGGATGTTCTATACATCTATTCTGTTCTCTGGCTAATTTGGCAATCGTTTTTCTTTCTCGAATATTGTGAGCTAGTTTTTTGCATTATCAGCCACAAAATACAAGAGAGCAATTAAACTgtagaaaagaaaacaatgaaaaaaatcatcTGTAGTTAATTCAAAGACTTATCAGTAGTAACTCaagatgtatttaaaaattaatttgaagcTTATGatgatattcaatattaaaagcTAGGAAGATGCGTTAAATAATAATCCCTATTGATGTTTTCGTAAAAGAAGAATCACTTCCAAATTGATTGATGCTGAGGCTACAATAGAGAAGCATCCGATTACTTTTaggacattttatatttaatataaaattgttgataataataaattactcaaatattttactcaaCAGATGAAACGGTACTTTCGATTTCGCCTAAACTATCCAAATATATATAGCGATTTGTTGATCACCAAAGAAAAGGCTGCATTCCACGCCAATTTGATATATCCATTGCCGCTTCGTACTAAAGAGGGAAGCAGAATATTGATAATGGAATGTGGTAAACGGTGGAAACCAAAGGAAGTGTCGACCTATGTCTTTTTCAGAGggttgatattaattttatttctggcGTTTGTGGAGCACAAAACTCAGGTTTGtcatagaaaaatgtttcttcaCATTTCTTCACTCAATTCAAAATTGATCgacagatattaaataaatatttaaaatcaatcaTAAATGCTTACGATTAGCAAGAGAATTGTGGGAATTTGTGCTCTCTCTGAGAGTGCTCAATGCGCAAGGCCTTGTTGCGTTTAACTGTGAAATCTTATTTTCTTAGATCGCAGGTGGACATATCATTCTGGATGCTGAAGGTTTATCTCTCGGTCATGTAACGTATATCACGCCGAGTTTTGCCAAAATGATGGTGGAATTTATACAGAAATGTTTGCCCTTTCGTCTCAAAGGTATTCATATAGTGAATCAGTCCTTCATCTTCAACATGGTATTCACAATATTCAAACCTTTTTTGGAGGTACAATCTTATAATCTTGTCTTATAGAAATTTAGTACTACCAGTAATAAATTTCAGTGAAAGATATAATTATggaataacaataaatttctaataaattttagaattttttttttaatttttataacgtgGTGTATTGTGCAGGAGAAGATTCGCAAACGAATACATTTTCACGGGACAAACTGGGAGTCATTAAGGGCTTCCTTAGTAGCAGATAAGAAGACAATACTTAAGAAACATGGGGGCGATATGGAATTGCCGGAAGGGCCATACGGCGAGATGCTATGGCAGAATATGCTTTCGTGCGCACCCGCTTACGAAGGTAATTATATATAGGTAATTATATAACGTTTCATTCGCAATTTCAATAGTATCGCTAAAATCTATATTTTGTTTCAGCTGATCAACAGTATGGATATgtaactgaaaaagaaaaaatgtaatctGGCGAAATCGCCCGATCAAAATGTTACCATCATTGATCATTATGGTTATCTACCATACGCATGaagctataataaaaaaatgctgaATTTTTTGGCGTTTGGTAATTGGGAGATGGATGCTACTCACGGCTATCATGTCAATTTGAAATTCTTAATTGTGTAATAAGGATGAAGTTTTTACcgaatcatatatatatatatataatatatatatataatatatagggtaaagtcggtatttacgccgcggggggatgtacgccgcagcagtcagaaaaaatagaagaaataaagatagtttgctcaaaactattttgttatgtgcctttatgttatattagtattgtattgtaattacagttctttattgttaatattaacgaaaatatcgtaaattgaattaattttttcatgtagaagtagcgcgatcgtgtattaccgtctacgtaaaataattactgtagaaaatataaaaggcataatgattatttcatgatatgtaaatgtagagcgatagtaaagaataaaatacaagcaagattcaagtgcatagctcttgtattctttatttagtttgatatcttgtatattccatttgtttaggatatacggccttttcagcgaacgggatttatgccgtaatacagacactgcgtgattggaaagcagcacttactctatgttgagcactatgt contains:
- the LOC105192923 gene encoding alpha-tocopherol transfer protein; the protein is MSSGVKENVKPTLVLPNKQEMYEHWQKNAPKIKFGEHTLTIEISEEIDEFFVQKAKEELRETPEVVAESLAEFKELLAGEPNLYLPDMDDIYKIFLRPCKWYPKSAFSLMKRYFRFRLNYPNIYSDLLITKEKAAFHANLIYPLPLRTKEGSRILIMECGKRWKPKEVSTYVFFRGLILILFLAFVEHKTQIAGGHIILDAEGLSLGHVTYITPSFAKMMVEFIQKCLPFRLKGIHIVNQSFIFNMVFTIFKPFLEEKIRKRIHFHGTNWESLRASLVADKKTILKKHGGDMELPEGPYGEMLWQNMLSCAPAYEADQQYGYVTEKEKM